AGGCTATTGAAGGTGTTAAACAGGCCAAAGGAGCCCACCGTTTGCCGGGAAGTTACTTCCAGCGGCTTGTCCTCGGGGCCGTGCTTCATCACAAAGTTGAGCATGCCGCCAAACTGAGTACCGTACTGCAAAGAAGCCGCGCCGCGCACTACTTCAATGCGGTCCAGGGCCTCCGTAGGCGGGGTGTAGTAGCTTTCCGGGTAGCCCAGGGCATCGGCCGAAATATCGTAGCCGTTCTGGCGGGTGTTAAAGTTGGCGGTGCGGTTGGGGCTGAGGCCGCGGCCGCCAATGCCCAACTGCAGGCCACCCCCGTCGCTCTCCCAAATGTTGAGGCCGGCTACTTTGGCAAATACCTGCCGACTGTTGTTGGTAGCCAGGTTGGCCGTAACGCCGGCCAGCTCTACCACTTCGGTTTTCTTGGCTTCGTAAATGGCGGCGCCTTCCACGGAGCCCAGCCGCCGGATGCCAAAGCTCTTGTCCCGCTCGCCCTCCACCTTTACCTCGGCGGTAGTTACGCGCAGCGGAGGCAGTGAAAAGTCCAGGGTAGCATTGTCAGTACCCAGGCTGACGGGCAGGGTAATGCTGGTTAGCTTGGCGGCGTAGGCCGTTAGTGCATAGCTGCCGGCGGGCAGCGCATCAAACTGATACTGACCCTGCGTGTTGGTGGTCACAATGCGGGAAGTACCCGTGAGCAATACCTCGGCCTGAGCTACCGCCTGACCCGTTTCCGCATTGGTAACCCGCCCAGTAATGGAAAAGGTTTGAGCGAAGCTGGCGGAAAGCAGGCTCTGGGCCAGGAAGAACAAAAGAAGAAAGCGGTACATAGCGTTAGTTCTGCCCTACGATAGGCGTGGGGGCGGTAGGCCGGTCGAAGGGAAGAATCCAGGGTTTGGGCGTAAACCCATCCTGCAAGGCAGCCAGGTCCGTGTTGGGGTCGATGAGCAGGCGGGAGCTTTGCCCGTTCAGGCTGGCATACACCTCGGCCCGCACCTGCGGATTCGGGATGCCCTGGCGCTGATACTCGCGGCGGAGTATCTGCGCGTACTGCAGGAGCATATCGGGCTGGGTGGCCACCATTTTCTCCTGGTTTACGGTGAGAAAGCGGCGGTTGTGGACCTCCGTTTCGTAGCCGGTGCGTGGGTCGCGCACATAAAAGAAAGCAGTGCCGGTTTTCTCCATCAGCATCACGCGCCAGGAAAACCGGTAGCCCTGCTCGGTCCAGAACAGCTTGCCCGGATACAGCACAAAGCGCCACGGCACCAGCACCTGCACCAGAAAATGCAGCCCCAGCAGCGCCAGCAGGACCGGATGAATACCCGAAGCTGCGCGCGGAAACATGGCCGGAGCAGCATCTGGCAGGCGAATCAGCCGGCGCAGCAAGGTTAGAATTCGCTCATGAAACTCCGCCGAGAAGAAAATCAGCGTGCTCACCATCATAATGTAGGGGAACATGCCAATCTGAAACAGTACGGCCGTGAGTACGTGGAACACCACCACGGTGGCGTAGGCCAGCAGCCGGGTGCGGCGCTGCATCAGAAAGAAGGGAATGGTGAGGTCGTAGAGCGCGCCAAACCAGCTGAATACGTACGCCACCCACAGGTAATCGAACAGAGGCCCGATGAGGGGTATGCCGGTGTGGGCCGGCAGCCAGTAGCGCAGGGGCATGGCCTCCAGCAGCCAGTCGGGGTTGAGCTTGGCCAGGCCGGCGTAGAAGTACACCAGCCCCATCTGCACCTGAAAAATCAGGATAGCCCAGCGCGGTA
The Hymenobacter sp. DG25B genome window above contains:
- a CDS encoding HTTM domain-containing protein, encoding MLRKFTAVLSQPVSAAPLAVFRLIFGGMLLASIVRFVLKGWVTELYVKPQFYFPYYGFEWVQPLGSVGMHLLFGLMALAALGIMLGLFYRWSAVLFFLSFTYVELIDKSNYLNHYYFVSVVAFLLIWVPAGGHFSLDAWRRPRQWVSHVPRWAILIFQVQMGLVYFYAGLAKLNPDWLLEAMPLRYWLPAHTGIPLIGPLFDYLWVAYVFSWFGALYDLTIPFFLMQRRTRLLAYATVVVFHVLTAVLFQIGMFPYIMMVSTLIFFSAEFHERILTLLRRLIRLPDAAPAMFPRAASGIHPVLLALLGLHFLVQVLVPWRFVLYPGKLFWTEQGYRFSWRVMLMEKTGTAFFYVRDPRTGYETEVHNRRFLTVNQEKMVATQPDMLLQYAQILRREYQRQGIPNPQVRAEVYASLNGQSSRLLIDPNTDLAALQDGFTPKPWILPFDRPTAPTPIVGQN